In a single window of the Streptococcus ilei genome:
- the recD2 gene encoding SF1B family DNA helicase RecD2, giving the protein MEYYFSGTIERVIFENQSSFFRILLLDINDTDAEDYDDFEIIVTGTMADIVEGEDYTFWGELVHHPKYGQQLQMNRYERAKPTSKGLVKYFSSDHFKGIGLKTAQKIVDLYGEDTIDKILQAPEKLASISGLSKKNREAFVEKLQLNYGTERVLAQLANYGIPNKLAFQIQDFYKEETLQIVESAPYQLVEDIQGMGFKIADQLAEELGIASDAPERFRAGLVHSLLTLSLETGDTYVEAKELLQATIQLLEASRPVELDPASVAQELASLIEEDKVQNIDTKIFNNSLFFAEEGIRSHIGRLLEKGKQESFDPEKIEQTIDDIEDELHIHYDPIQRKAIQEAIQQKVFVLTGGPGTGKTTVINGIIGTYARLHQLDLRKKSQLPILLAAPTGRAARRMSELTGLPSATIHRHLGMTGDDDTSHLDDYLDADFIIVDEFSMVDTWLANQLLSNISSNTKLLIVGDADQLPSVSPGQVLSDLLQIPSIPQVKLEHIFRQSEDSTIVTLASQIRKGQLPPDFTEKKPDRSYFEAPSELIAPMIEKITSAALRNGIPARDIQVLAPMYRGSAGIDQINSLMQELLNPLETDALFFQALDCQYRNGDKVIHLVNDAESNVFNGDIGYITDLLPAKYTESKQDELTIQFDGNELVYPRNEWYKIRLAYAMSIHKSQGSEFPVVILPLTNQSRRMLQRNLIYTAITRSKSKLILLGEYTAFNFATKNTGTARKTYLIERFSDGTPQGRDSASQSPVHLEEPIKKTEPQREPLSVENHSDSPASPASQQGYRLTEDNYLSINPMIGLTEEEIQEFFKN; this is encoded by the coding sequence ATGGAATACTATTTCTCAGGAACCATTGAGCGGGTCATTTTTGAAAATCAAAGTAGTTTTTTCCGTATCTTATTGTTGGATATCAACGATACAGATGCAGAGGACTATGATGACTTTGAAATTATCGTCACTGGAACAATGGCGGATATCGTCGAAGGAGAAGATTATACCTTCTGGGGAGAACTGGTCCATCATCCGAAATATGGCCAACAGTTGCAAATGAATCGCTATGAACGAGCCAAACCCACTAGCAAAGGCTTGGTGAAATACTTTTCTAGCGACCATTTTAAAGGGATCGGACTCAAAACGGCCCAAAAGATCGTCGATCTCTATGGTGAGGATACCATTGATAAAATTCTGCAAGCACCTGAAAAGCTAGCCTCCATCTCCGGACTTTCTAAAAAGAATCGCGAGGCCTTTGTCGAAAAACTACAGCTCAACTATGGTACGGAACGGGTCCTCGCCCAACTTGCTAACTATGGCATCCCTAATAAACTAGCCTTCCAAATCCAAGATTTCTACAAGGAAGAAACCTTGCAAATCGTCGAATCGGCTCCTTATCAACTGGTCGAAGATATTCAAGGCATGGGCTTTAAAATTGCTGACCAATTAGCAGAAGAATTAGGGATTGCCAGTGATGCACCTGAACGCTTTCGAGCTGGACTGGTTCATAGTCTTTTAACCCTCTCCTTAGAAACAGGGGACACCTACGTTGAAGCCAAAGAATTGCTCCAAGCCACCATCCAACTCTTAGAAGCATCTCGTCCAGTCGAGCTCGATCCAGCCAGCGTCGCCCAAGAATTGGCCAGTCTCATCGAAGAAGACAAGGTGCAAAATATTGACACCAAGATCTTCAACAACAGCCTCTTCTTTGCGGAAGAAGGGATCCGAAGCCATATCGGTCGCCTGCTAGAAAAAGGAAAGCAAGAATCTTTCGACCCAGAAAAAATCGAACAAACGATTGATGACATTGAAGATGAACTCCACATTCACTACGACCCCATCCAACGGAAGGCTATCCAAGAAGCCATCCAGCAAAAAGTCTTTGTCCTTACAGGTGGACCAGGAACGGGGAAAACAACTGTTATCAATGGGATCATCGGGACCTATGCCCGCCTGCACCAATTAGACCTTCGCAAGAAATCTCAATTACCAATCCTCTTAGCTGCTCCAACTGGTCGAGCAGCCCGTCGAATGAGTGAACTGACGGGCCTTCCGAGCGCCACCATTCATCGTCACTTAGGAATGACGGGAGACGACGACACGAGTCACTTGGACGATTATCTTGATGCGGATTTTATCATTGTCGATGAATTTTCTATGGTGGATACTTGGCTGGCCAATCAGCTTCTCAGCAATATCTCTTCCAATACCAAACTCTTAATTGTTGGTGATGCTGATCAGCTTCCTTCTGTGAGTCCTGGACAAGTCTTGTCCGATCTCCTACAGATTCCCAGCATCCCTCAAGTCAAACTGGAACATATCTTCCGTCAAAGTGAGGATTCGACCATCGTCACTCTAGCCAGTCAGATTCGCAAAGGCCAACTGCCTCCTGATTTCACAGAGAAAAAACCTGATCGTTCCTACTTTGAAGCGCCAAGTGAGCTCATCGCTCCCATGATTGAAAAAATCACCAGCGCTGCCCTTCGCAACGGTATTCCGGCTCGAGACATCCAGGTCCTCGCTCCGATGTATCGAGGTTCTGCAGGCATTGACCAGATTAACAGTCTCATGCAAGAGCTTCTCAATCCATTAGAAACGGATGCTCTATTCTTTCAAGCACTGGACTGCCAGTATCGAAATGGTGACAAGGTCATCCACCTGGTCAATGATGCCGAAAGCAATGTCTTTAACGGTGATATTGGCTACATCACCGACCTCTTGCCAGCTAAGTATACCGAATCCAAGCAAGATGAACTCACCATCCAATTTGATGGCAATGAATTGGTCTACCCCCGCAATGAATGGTACAAGATTCGTTTAGCCTATGCCATGAGTATCCATAAGTCTCAAGGGAGTGAATTCCCTGTTGTCATCCTTCCCTTGACCAATCAGAGTCGGCGCATGCTCCAACGTAATCTGATCTACACAGCCATCACCCGCTCCAAAAGCAAGCTCATTCTCCTAGGAGAATACACTGCATTTAACTTTGCGACAAAGAATACTGGAACTGCTCGCAAAACCTATCTGATTGAGCGTTTTTCGGATGGAACCCCTCAAGGTAGAGACTCTGCCTCACAGAGCCCTGTCCACCTGGAAGAGCCCATAAAAAAAACAGAGCCCCAAAGGGAGCCCCTCTCAGTTGAAAACCACTCTGACTCACCTGCTTCCCCAGCCTCTCAACAAGGCTATCGATTAACAGAGGACAACTACTTAAGCATTAATCCCATGATTGGCCTCACAGAGGAAGAAATTCAAGAATTCTTCAAAAACTAG
- the dinB gene encoding DNA polymerase IV translates to MLIFPLVNDTSRKIIHIDMDAFFASVEERDHPELKGKPVIIGHDPRLSGGRGVVSTCNYEARKYGVHSAMSSKEAYERCPQAVFIPGNYEKYQAVGLQVREIFKRYTDLIEPMSIDEAYLDVTNNKLGLQSAVKVARLIQHDIWNELHLTASAGVSYNKFLAKIASDYQKPRGLTVILPEQAQDFLSQLDVAKFHGVGKRTVERLHDLGIYTGADLLEVPEMTLIDHFGRFGFDLYRKARGIHNSPVKSNRIRKSIGKERTYRKLLVAEDDVLKELANLSEKVANSLAKHQKIGKTLVLKIRYADFTTLTKRRSLEEATRDPKVIQRLAQELYQSLESNSSGIRLLGVTLTNFSSESRETHEGSLIEETP, encoded by the coding sequence ATGCTCATATTTCCTTTAGTAAATGATACGAGTCGTAAGATCATTCATATCGATATGGATGCCTTTTTTGCGTCCGTTGAAGAGCGCGACCATCCAGAATTGAAGGGAAAGCCTGTCATCATTGGTCATGATCCCCGTTTGTCTGGTGGAAGAGGAGTGGTATCGACTTGCAATTACGAAGCCAGAAAATACGGGGTCCATTCGGCTATGAGTTCCAAAGAGGCCTATGAACGGTGTCCTCAGGCAGTGTTCATCCCTGGCAACTACGAGAAGTACCAGGCTGTTGGTCTCCAAGTCAGAGAAATATTTAAACGCTACACCGATCTGATTGAGCCCATGAGCATTGATGAAGCCTATCTGGATGTGACCAACAATAAGCTTGGTCTTCAGTCTGCTGTCAAGGTAGCTCGCTTGATTCAGCATGATATTTGGAATGAATTGCATTTGACTGCTTCTGCCGGAGTTTCCTACAATAAGTTTCTTGCAAAAATTGCCAGTGATTACCAGAAGCCTCGAGGACTAACCGTTATTTTACCCGAGCAAGCTCAAGATTTTTTAAGTCAGCTAGATGTAGCTAAGTTTCATGGTGTGGGAAAACGGACAGTGGAGCGGCTTCATGATTTGGGAATTTATACAGGTGCAGATCTCTTAGAAGTGCCGGAAATGACTCTCATCGATCACTTCGGTCGCTTTGGTTTTGATCTTTATCGAAAGGCTCGGGGGATCCATAACAGTCCTGTCAAGAGCAATCGTATTCGCAAGTCCATTGGGAAGGAACGCACCTACCGAAAATTGCTGGTGGCCGAGGATGATGTGCTAAAAGAATTAGCCAACCTATCTGAAAAGGTAGCGAACAGTTTGGCCAAGCATCAGAAAATTGGTAAGACCTTGGTGCTCAAGATTCGTTATGCCGATTTTACGACCTTGACCAAGAGACGAAGTTTAGAGGAAGCAACCAGAGACCCTAAAGTCATTCAGAGACTGGCCCAGGAGCTCTACCAGAGCCTAGAAAGTAACTCCTCAGGTATTCGCCTTTTAGGGGTGACCCTCACTAATTTTTCTTCCGAGTCTCGGGAAACCCATGAAGGATCTCTAATAGAAGAAACCCCGTAG
- the pflB gene encoding formate C-acetyltransferase, producing MVVKTVVEAQDIFDKAWEGFQGEDWKERASVSRFVQANYTPYDGDESFLAGPTERSLHIKKIVEETKAHYEETRFPYDTRPTSIADIAAGYIDKENEVIFGIQNDELFKLNFMPRGGIRMAETTLKENGYEPDPAVHEIFTKYVTTVNDGIFRAYTTNIRRARHAHTVTGLPDAYSRGRIIGVYARLALYGADYLMAEKANDWNAITEIDEESIRLREEVNLQYQALQEVVKLGDLYGVDVRRPAFDTKEAIQWTNIAFMAVCRVINGAATSLGRVPIVLDIYAERDLARGTYTESEIQEFVDDFVMKLRTVKFARTKAYDQLYSGDPTFITTSMAGMGNDGRHRVTKMDFRFLNTLDNIGNSPEPNLTVLWTDKLPYSFRRYCMHMSHKHSSIQYEGVTTMAKDGYGEMSCISCCVSPLDPENEEQRHNIQYFGARVNVLKALLTGLNGGYDDVHKDYKVFDIDPIRDEVLEFESVKANFEKSLDWLTDTYVDALNIIHYMTDKYNYEAVQMAFLPTHQRANMGFGICGFANTVDTLSAIKYATVKPIRDEDGYIYDYETIGEYPRWGEDDPRSNELAEWLIEAYTTRLRSHKLYKNAEATVSLLTITSNVAYSKQTGNSPVHKGVFLNEDGSVNTSKLEFFSPGANPSNKAKGGWLQNLNSLASLDFGYAADGISLTTQVSPRALGKTRDEQVDNLVTILDGYFENGGQHVNLNVMDLSDVYEKIMSGEDVIVRISGYCVNTKYLTPEQKTELTQRVFHEVLSMDDALS from the coding sequence ATGGTTGTTAAAACAGTTGTTGAAGCACAAGACATTTTTGACAAAGCCTGGGAAGGCTTCCAAGGGGAAGACTGGAAAGAAAGAGCCAGCGTCTCACGCTTTGTACAAGCTAACTACACTCCTTATGATGGAGACGAAAGCTTCCTAGCTGGACCAACTGAACGTTCTCTTCACATCAAGAAGATTGTTGAAGAAACAAAAGCACACTACGAAGAAACTCGTTTCCCATACGATACTCGTCCAACTTCTATCGCTGATATCGCAGCTGGATACATCGACAAAGAAAACGAAGTGATCTTCGGTATCCAAAACGATGAATTGTTCAAATTGAACTTCATGCCTCGTGGTGGTATCCGTATGGCGGAAACTACTTTGAAAGAAAATGGATATGAGCCAGATCCAGCTGTGCATGAAATCTTCACTAAATATGTAACAACAGTTAACGACGGTATCTTCCGTGCTTATACTACAAACATCCGTCGTGCACGTCACGCTCACACAGTAACTGGTCTTCCAGATGCATACTCACGTGGACGTATCATCGGGGTTTATGCTCGTTTGGCCCTTTACGGAGCTGACTACTTGATGGCTGAAAAAGCAAACGACTGGAATGCGATCACTGAAATCGATGAAGAATCAATCCGTCTTCGTGAAGAAGTAAACCTTCAATACCAAGCACTTCAAGAAGTTGTTAAATTGGGTGACCTTTATGGTGTAGACGTACGTCGTCCTGCCTTCGATACAAAAGAAGCAATCCAATGGACAAACATCGCCTTCATGGCTGTCTGCCGTGTGATCAACGGTGCTGCTACTTCTCTTGGACGTGTGCCAATCGTTTTGGACATCTACGCTGAACGTGACTTGGCTCGTGGTACTTACACTGAGTCTGAAATCCAAGAATTCGTTGATGATTTCGTTATGAAATTGCGTACTGTTAAATTTGCTCGTACAAAAGCTTACGACCAATTGTACTCAGGTGACCCAACCTTCATCACAACTTCTATGGCTGGTATGGGTAACGACGGACGTCACCGTGTTACGAAGATGGACTTCCGTTTCTTGAACACTTTGGACAACATCGGTAACTCTCCAGAACCAAACTTGACAGTTCTTTGGACTGACAAATTGCCATACAGCTTCCGTCGCTACTGTATGCATATGAGCCACAAACACTCTTCTATCCAATACGAAGGTGTAACTACTATGGCTAAAGACGGATACGGTGAAATGAGCTGTATCTCATGTTGTGTATCTCCACTTGACCCAGAAAATGAAGAACAACGCCACAACATCCAGTACTTCGGTGCTCGTGTAAACGTGCTTAAAGCTCTTCTTACTGGTTTGAACGGTGGTTACGACGACGTTCATAAAGACTACAAAGTATTTGACATCGATCCTATCCGTGACGAAGTTCTTGAATTCGAATCTGTTAAAGCAAACTTCGAAAAATCACTTGACTGGTTGACTGACACTTACGTAGATGCTTTGAACATCATCCACTACATGACTGATAAGTACAACTACGAAGCTGTTCAAATGGCCTTCTTGCCAACTCACCAACGCGCAAACATGGGATTCGGTATCTGTGGATTCGCTAACACTGTTGATACTTTGTCAGCAATCAAATACGCTACTGTTAAACCAATCCGTGACGAAGATGGCTACATCTACGATTACGAAACAATCGGTGAATACCCACGTTGGGGTGAAGATGACCCACGTTCTAACGAATTGGCAGAATGGTTGATCGAAGCTTACACTACTCGTCTTCGCAGCCACAAACTTTACAAGAACGCTGAAGCTACAGTTTCACTTTTGACTATCACTTCTAACGTTGCTTACTCTAAACAAACTGGTAACTCACCAGTCCACAAAGGGGTATTCCTCAACGAAGATGGTTCTGTGAACACAAGCAAATTAGAATTCTTCTCACCAGGTGCTAACCCATCTAACAAAGCGAAAGGTGGATGGTTGCAAAACTTGAACTCACTTGCTAGCCTTGACTTTGGTTACGCAGCTGACGGTATCTCATTGACAACTCAAGTATCACCACGTGCTCTTGGTAAAACTCGTGACGAACAAGTAGACAACTTGGTAACTATCCTTGATGGATACTTCGAAAACGGTGGACAACACGTTAACTTGAACGTTATGGACTTGTCAGACGTTTACGAAAAGATCATGAGCGGTGAAGATGTTATCGTTCGTATCTCTGGATACTGTGTAAACACTAAATACCTCACTCCAGAACAAAAAACTGAATTGACACAACGTGTCTTCCACGAAGTTCTTTCTATGGATGATGCATTGAGCTAA
- a CDS encoding threonine/serine exporter family protein → MEASKDMDRVIDVLMLAGTLLLESGSEIHRVEDTMIRIAHSQGIDDCNALAMPVAIFFSIENANITRMKRILRTNYNIEKVCDVNQISRQLVSGHINLEEAYQALSQLKQKAVPYTNLQLTIAATLSAPFFSIMFGGNFYDAIGAGIATVFAFAFSLVVEKYVRIPFATAFAAAFVFGFLAHIWSQYSGFPSNTDLIIAGCVMPFVPGIAMTNAVRDLMNNHLNSGMSKLFETLLITLALGAGTTVALVLMK, encoded by the coding sequence ATGGAAGCGTCTAAAGATATGGACCGCGTGATTGATGTCCTCATGTTGGCAGGAACCCTCCTTTTAGAGAGTGGTTCTGAAATCCATCGAGTGGAGGATACCATGATCCGGATTGCTCATTCTCAAGGAATCGATGATTGCAATGCCTTAGCGATGCCAGTCGCTATTTTCTTTTCAATCGAAAATGCCAATATCACGCGGATGAAGCGGATCCTGCGGACCAATTACAATATCGAGAAGGTCTGTGATGTCAATCAGATTTCTCGCCAATTAGTCTCTGGGCACATCAATCTCGAAGAAGCCTACCAAGCCTTGAGCCAATTGAAACAGAAAGCAGTCCCTTATACCAATCTGCAGTTAACCATCGCGGCTACTCTTAGTGCCCCTTTTTTCTCTATTATGTTTGGCGGGAATTTTTATGATGCGATTGGAGCAGGTATTGCGACCGTCTTTGCCTTTGCTTTCTCTCTAGTAGTTGAGAAATACGTGCGCATCCCTTTTGCCACTGCTTTTGCAGCAGCCTTTGTCTTTGGCTTTTTGGCCCATATTTGGTCTCAATATAGTGGTTTTCCTTCCAATACTGATCTCATTATTGCCGGTTGTGTCATGCCTTTCGTTCCTGGGATTGCCATGACCAATGCCGTCAGGGATCTGATGAACAACCACCTCAACTCTGGGATGAGTAAACTCTTTGAGACCCTGCTCATTACTCTTGCCCTTGGTGCCGGAACGACCGTCGCTCTTGTCCTTATGAAATAG
- a CDS encoding threonine/serine exporter family protein produces the protein MNLIEFLIQAVASLIAIITFLIVLNVQRSMLVPGGVLGMAIWLLYYILKGPTNVIVATFIAAIVGSCISQILSIIYKTPVVVFMLAILAPLVPGYISYRTTSFFVSGQYRQAMTSVTLVVILALVISIGMASGSVVLKLYHSYQRHQKRKMTNAN, from the coding sequence ATGAATCTAATCGAATTTTTAATCCAAGCGGTGGCTAGTTTGATTGCCATCATCACTTTTTTAATCGTCCTCAACGTGCAACGCTCGATGTTAGTCCCTGGAGGAGTTCTAGGAATGGCTATCTGGTTGCTCTACTATATCTTGAAAGGACCTACCAATGTTATTGTCGCGACGTTTATTGCAGCGATTGTGGGTTCTTGTATCAGTCAAATTTTAAGTATTATCTATAAGACACCTGTCGTTGTCTTTATGCTGGCTATTCTTGCTCCCTTGGTTCCTGGATATATTTCCTATCGGACCACCTCCTTCTTTGTTAGCGGCCAATATCGGCAAGCCATGACCAGCGTAACCTTGGTGGTTATTCTAGCCTTGGTCATCTCTATCGGGATGGCTAGCGGGTCTGTCGTCTTGAAACTCTACCATTCTTATCAACGCCATCAAAAAAGAAAAATGACCAATGCCAACTAG
- a CDS encoding hydroxymethylglutaryl-CoA synthase, with protein sequence MTIGIDKIGFATSQYVLRLSELAAARNTDPEKLSKGLLLKELSIAPITEDIVTLGASASHSILTEEEKEEIDMVILATESGIDQSKAAAVFVHGLLGIQPFARSFEMKEACYAATAALDYAKLHVEKFPQSKVLVIASDIAKYGIDTPGEPTQGAGSVAMLVTQNPRILAFNDDNVAQTRDVMDFWRPNYSSTPFVNGIYSTQQYLDCLKTTWTEYQKRTGLTLDDFAAVCFHLPYPKLALKGLKKILDKSLSPEKQAQLQYNFEQSILYSQKVGNIYTGSLFLGLLSLLENQPQLVAGDRIALYGYGSGAVAEIFSAHLVEGFEQMLHPNRLAELDQRKALTIAEYEKIFFEEAQLDAEGNQTFQGYQDQTFALSEINEHQRTYVKVEHHG encoded by the coding sequence ATGACAATCGGTATTGATAAGATTGGATTTGCGACCAGCCAGTATGTCTTGCGCTTAAGTGAGCTAGCGGCTGCTCGAAATACTGATCCAGAAAAACTCAGTAAAGGGCTCTTATTGAAAGAACTGAGTATTGCCCCTATTACAGAGGATATCGTCACACTTGGAGCAAGTGCCAGCCATAGTATTTTAACCGAAGAAGAAAAAGAAGAAATTGATATGGTCATCCTTGCGACCGAGTCAGGAATTGACCAGAGTAAGGCTGCTGCTGTTTTCGTTCACGGTCTCCTAGGAATCCAACCCTTTGCTCGGAGCTTTGAAATGAAGGAAGCCTGCTATGCTGCAACGGCCGCTTTGGACTATGCTAAACTTCATGTTGAAAAGTTCCCACAGAGCAAGGTCTTGGTCATTGCCAGCGATATTGCAAAATATGGGATCGACACCCCTGGAGAACCGACTCAAGGAGCTGGATCTGTCGCTATGCTAGTGACGCAGAACCCACGTATCCTAGCCTTTAATGATGATAATGTAGCTCAGACCCGTGACGTCATGGATTTCTGGCGTCCTAACTATTCCAGCACTCCCTTTGTCAATGGGATTTATTCGACCCAACAGTACTTGGATTGCCTGAAAACAACTTGGACAGAGTATCAAAAACGAACTGGCTTAACCTTGGATGATTTTGCAGCGGTCTGCTTCCACCTTCCTTATCCCAAGCTCGCCCTCAAGGGCTTAAAAAAGATTCTTGACAAGAGTCTTTCTCCTGAGAAACAAGCCCAATTGCAATACAATTTTGAACAATCCATTCTCTACAGCCAAAAGGTTGGGAATATCTATACAGGTTCCCTCTTCCTAGGTTTGCTTTCTCTCTTAGAGAATCAGCCTCAACTAGTGGCTGGCGACCGCATCGCCCTCTATGGATATGGAAGTGGCGCAGTCGCTGAGATTTTTAGTGCTCACTTAGTCGAAGGATTTGAGCAAATGCTCCATCCAAACCGTTTGGCAGAGTTGGATCAGCGAAAAGCTCTTACGATTGCCGAATATGAGAAGATCTTCTTCGAAGAGGCACAATTAGATGCTGAAGGCAATCAAACCTTCCAAGGTTACCAAGATCAAACCTTTGCCTTATCAGAAATCAACGAACACCAACGAACCTATGTAAAGGTAGAACACCATGGTTAA
- a CDS encoding hydroxymethylglutaryl-CoA reductase, degradative yields MVKLTGFSKASPAERIEKLAQAGLLSEEGLQTVRDNDTLPLSLANEMVENVLGTLALPFGIAPGFQIDDQEIQVPMVTEEPSVIAAASYAAGLIKRSGGFQTQVHKRQMIGQVALYDVSNKEKASQAITEAKEELLQLANQAYPSIVKRGGGARDLWTEVKGDFLICYLSVDPKEAMGANMLNTMLEALVDPLEELSGGQGLMAILSNLATDALVTARCHIDYRFLSRDPKEAAEIAQKIALASQLAAVDPYRAATHNKGIFNGIDAVVLATGNDWRAIEAGGHTYASRTGQALGLSNWMDHPEQQVLEGQLTLPMPIATKGGSIGLNPSVQVAHELLGNPDAQTLARIIVSVGLAQNFAALKALVSTGIQHGHMKLQAKSLALLAGATPSEVAPVVQALLEDRPFNLEKAQAVLEKIRQNN; encoded by the coding sequence ATGGTTAAATTAACTGGTTTTTCAAAAGCAAGTCCAGCAGAGCGTATCGAGAAACTGGCTCAGGCCGGACTCCTTTCAGAAGAAGGACTACAAACAGTAAGGGACAATGACACATTGCCCCTTTCTCTTGCCAATGAAATGGTCGAAAATGTCCTCGGCACCTTAGCCTTGCCCTTTGGTATAGCTCCTGGCTTCCAGATAGATGATCAGGAAATTCAGGTCCCAATGGTGACGGAAGAACCCTCTGTCATTGCTGCTGCTTCTTATGCTGCAGGGTTGATCAAGCGTTCAGGTGGGTTTCAGACCCAGGTTCACAAGCGTCAAATGATTGGGCAAGTGGCTCTCTATGATGTCAGCAATAAAGAAAAGGCCAGTCAGGCGATTACAGAAGCTAAAGAAGAACTGCTCCAACTGGCCAATCAAGCCTATCCTTCCATCGTTAAACGGGGAGGTGGGGCACGAGATCTCTGGACAGAGGTGAAAGGTGACTTTCTCATTTGCTACCTATCCGTTGATCCAAAAGAAGCCATGGGGGCTAACATGCTCAACACCATGTTGGAAGCTCTGGTCGACCCTTTAGAAGAGTTATCCGGGGGCCAAGGCTTAATGGCTATTTTGTCCAACCTAGCAACAGATGCCCTCGTCACTGCAAGGTGTCACATAGACTACCGCTTTCTCAGTCGTGATCCCAAGGAAGCTGCCGAAATTGCTCAGAAAATAGCTCTGGCCAGTCAATTAGCGGCTGTTGATCCTTATCGAGCAGCGACTCACAACAAGGGAATTTTCAATGGCATCGATGCTGTCGTCTTAGCAACTGGAAATGACTGGCGGGCGATTGAAGCAGGTGGCCATACCTATGCCAGTCGAACAGGACAAGCTCTAGGACTATCTAACTGGATGGATCATCCAGAACAGCAAGTCCTAGAAGGTCAGCTGACCCTTCCCATGCCTATCGCTACCAAGGGAGGCTCCATCGGACTCAATCCAAGTGTTCAAGTGGCTCATGAACTACTTGGAAATCCTGACGCCCAGACTCTTGCACGGATTATTGTATCCGTTGGCCTAGCTCAAAACTTTGCAGCGCTTAAGGCCTTGGTCAGCACCGGTATTCAACATGGGCATATGAAACTCCAGGCTAAGTCACTCGCCCTGCTTGCTGGCGCTACTCCGTCAGAGGTAGCTCCCGTGGTGCAAGCCCTGCTAGAGGATAGACCCTTTAACCTAGAAAAAGCTCAAGCTGTTTTAGAGAAAATTCGTCAAAATAACTAA
- the fni gene encoding type 2 isopentenyl-diphosphate Delta-isomerase, giving the protein MTTNRKDEHIRLALEQTPGYNSFDEVELIHSSLPTIDLDEVDLTTHFAGRDWDYPFYINAMTGGSAKGGDINRKLAQVAEACGILFVTGSYSAALKDPQDSSYRVKDLYPDLLFATNIGIDKPLELGIQTIEETQPLFLQLHVNLMQELLMPEGERSFRNWQGHLAGYAKQLPVPLVLKEVGFGMDAGTIQRAIELGVRTVDISGRGGTSFAYIENRRGGNRSYLNDWGQTTVQALLGAQPLMDQVEVLASGGVRHPLDMIKALVLGAKGVGLSRTILELVETKPIDEAIAQVNAWKEDLRLIMCALSCQTIADLRKVPYILYGRVKEGHEQISSIHD; this is encoded by the coding sequence ATGACGACCAACCGAAAGGATGAACATATTCGTTTGGCCTTGGAACAAACTCCGGGTTACAATAGCTTTGATGAGGTTGAGTTGATTCATTCCTCTTTACCAACTATCGATTTAGATGAGGTGGACTTGACAACTCATTTTGCGGGTCGTGATTGGGACTACCCTTTTTATATCAATGCCATGACAGGTGGCAGTGCCAAGGGGGGAGACATCAATCGGAAGTTAGCCCAGGTGGCAGAAGCCTGTGGCATTCTCTTTGTGACGGGGTCCTATAGTGCAGCTTTAAAAGATCCTCAGGACAGCTCCTATCGAGTCAAGGACCTTTATCCGGACCTTCTCTTTGCGACCAATATCGGGATTGACAAACCGCTTGAATTGGGCATACAGACGATTGAAGAGACCCAGCCCCTCTTTCTCCAACTCCATGTCAACCTCATGCAGGAGCTTCTCATGCCCGAAGGGGAACGAAGCTTTAGAAACTGGCAAGGCCATTTAGCAGGTTATGCAAAGCAACTTCCAGTGCCCTTGGTGCTAAAAGAGGTCGGTTTTGGTATGGATGCCGGAACTATCCAAAGAGCTATCGAACTAGGTGTCAGGACAGTTGATATTTCTGGTAGAGGTGGGACCAGTTTTGCCTATATCGAAAACCGTCGGGGAGGCAATCGCTCCTATCTCAATGACTGGGGACAAACAACGGTCCAAGCCCTACTTGGGGCTCAACCACTGATGGATCAGGTCGAGGTTCTCGCCTCTGGTGGCGTTCGTCATCCCTTGGATATGATCAAGGCACTGGTTCTAGGAGCCAAGGGGGTCGGTCTTTCTCGGACCATTTTAGAATTGGTAGAGACAAAGCCGATTGACGAGGCCATCGCCCAAGTCAATGCTTGGAAAGAGGATTTACGCCTGATTATGTGTGCCCTTTCTTGTCAGACAATTGCCGATTTAAGAAAGGTTCCCTATATTCTTTACGGACGAGTAAAAGAAGGACACGAACAAATCTCTTCCATCCATGATTAA